ACTGAGACCGGCCGAGTATGTGGCCGGATCCCAGTCGTACGCAGTGCGCAGCTCGATATACCCCGCCCAGCGTAGCCCCACTTCGGTGGCGGGCGTGTACTTCATGTCGAGATACGTGCGCGGTCCCGGTGACATGATGAGCTGGTTGCCCTGTTTGACCGCCAGCAGCGCGGTATCGCTACGCCACAACTGTGCAATGCTACCTTGGCGCAGGGTCGCCTTCCCCACTTCCTCCCACCCCACCATCGTCTTGCCGTGCTTGTGCACGATGGCCTGGACACGTTCCACGAAGCGGGCGTACTGCGTGTGGTTCAGCACCTCCACTTCGTCGCCGCCGATGTGGAAGTACGGCCCCGGTGTTATGGAAGCGATCTCGCGCACCACATCGTTCACGAAGCGCCACGTGAGCGCCTTATCTGGGCACAGGGCGCTCCACCCCACCCGGATGCCGGTGTATACACCAGCTGACTGCGTACCCTCGCCATAAATATTCGGCGTGGGGCGACTGCATCCCAGCTGCGGATAGGCCGCGATAGCCGCATTGCTGTGCCCGGGCATATCGATTTCGGGTACGACCATGATGTGCCGTGCCGCCGCATAGCGCACAATCTCCGCGTAGTCGGCCTTGGTGTAGAAGCCGCCAGACGCGCCGCCCACTTCGCTGCTCCCACCCACCTGCGTCAACTTAGGCCAGCTCGCGATGGCGATACGCCACCCCTGATCGTCGGCGAGGTGCAGGTGCAAGCGATTGAATTTGTACAGCGCCATGAGGTCGATGTGCTGCTTCACTTCGTCCACCGTGAAGAAGTGCCGGGCGACGTCGAGCATCGAGCCGCGCCACGCGAAGCGCGGACTGTCGACGATCCGACCAGGCGG
This region of Gemmatimonas groenlandica genomic DNA includes:
- a CDS encoding beta-N-acetylhexosaminidase; the protein is MSNLRRGIVAPAIVLLLAATAAPLSAQAPAQSPAVSQPVPSPPLATLDAHRVVPVPANVTVAAGEPFVFSANTKLVTDGPAELTRTGEYLARILRKSTALRLPVSGFKRGSPSAGNVVLLRVDTSAVASVGTAPTARDEGYTLDIAADTIRLVARTPAGVFFGVATLRQLLPWGIEAEQSALRLAPTVSVPPGRIVDSPRFAWRGSMLDVARHFFTVDEVKQHIDLMALYKFNRLHLHLADDQGWRIAIASWPKLTQVGGSSEVGGASGGFYTKADYAEIVRYAAARHIMVVPEIDMPGHSNAAIAAYPQLGCSRPTPNIYGEGTQSAGVYTGIRVGWSALCPDKALTWRFVNDVVREIASITPGPYFHIGGDEVEVLNHTQYARFVERVQAIVHKHGKTMVGWEEVGKATLRQGSIAQLWRSDTALLAVKQGNQLIMSPGPRTYLDMKYTPATEVGLRWAGYIELRTAYDWDPATYSAGLSEQAILGVEAPLWSETVRNLNSAQYLLVPRLPALAEVAWSAQAARSWEGFRTRIATHAARWRLLGINFYASPQVEWAP